The window TGATTTTGTACACTCAGCTTCTCTGACAACTTCGGTCTCTTTTCTTCTGAAGGTAGAGACTGTTGTTTCTGTGTCACAGCCTTTATCCCGTGACTCAGCAAGCCACCAGATACATGCTTTTGAGCTAGTCCTTGGTTCGTTGTTGTTACTGGATCATTCCCAGCTGAATCTGTATTGGAACTGTTTACTACTTTAGAAGCTGTGCTTTGCACAGAGGCAGCACTAGATGGAGATTCCAAAGCAGGCACCGCAGTAGAACCAACTGCTTTTACGTTTTTCGAATCATGACTCGCTGGAGGCATACCCTTCGTCGTACCCATACTAGTAGTTTGGGTGGTATTGGTGACAGACTGCGGAACACGTGGCATACGTTCAGCTTGGGACTTCTTTGATAACTCAGAGTTCCCTAGATGATTATGATGAATAACTCGCTGAGCTGTTGATTGCACTTGATTACGCTGCTTTTGGTGTAGCAACAAATGCTGATGGTTAGAAGGTGTAACTGACGGACTAGAGGTGGATAAGGTGTTACATGGGGTCGCAGGTGAGCTCTGGCTTTGGATGCTATTTTCTGAATGTAATTGCATCTGTTGTTGGGACGGAGACGAAGTACCAGGGAAAGCTTTTGGCAGTTGCTGTGAATGATTTGAAGACAAGGGAGGAACAAATGGTTTAGATGGCAGATGCGTGCTAGTAGTAGTCCCAGCGTTAGACTGCTGATCTGGCCTAACTGCAACCGCTGGCTCTCCTTTTTCGGTAGCCTGATTTCCTGGGGCCATGGTGAGACCATTCAGGTGTGACTGATCAACAGTGATGTTCTGATGGATCATGTTGCCTCTACCCATCCCCTTCAATTGTTTACTCTGCTGTTGACCTTGTGTTGGCTGCCGCTGGTGTGGATGTTGTCTCGCAGACTGTTGCTGAAGTTGTCGCTGCCGTTGTTTTCCAGCTTGATTGTTCACTCCGGAAGCACCAGACTGAGGACTCCTACCTAGACCATGAAGCGGCAACTGAGATTTTTGAGGGTTCTGTTGTGCCAAAGCATTAATATTAGGAGAGGTCGACACTGGGGGTATCGATAATGGCTGGGGCGAAACGGGTGGTTGAGTCTGAGGACTGTtttgtggagaagaagaaacagaagagcCCTGAGGTTGTTGTACATGTGGCATCATAGTACCAGATGTTGGAaactgttgctgttgctgttgctgcaaAAACCTCTGGTGTATTTGCCTTTGACGGATAGCAAATGCTTCCTGCTGTGCCCCAGTAGCTTGACTTGGGCTTTGGAGATGAGGATGATGCGAGTTGCCAAGCACATGTGACTGCGGTGACATCTGATGCTGCTGGGAAAGATGGCCTGGGTACGCCTGAACAGGAGTTGTCTGGTTGGTAAATCCAGAACTCAAAGCACCGAAAGCTGGGATCCCCGGACTGGTCCCTTGAGCACCCTGCATCTGAAACTCATGCATATCAGTTTTTATCGTCACTGTATAGATTGTAGTGTGGACAAACAGGTTCAAAATGACAATCGACCAGCGGTTGACAAAAATCAGAAGCGCTGAACGTCTACAAACTATAACAAGGAGCCAGATAAAATCAGTCCAGGTGGTTAAGTAAGAAATAGGTAATTACGCTAAGTTCCCACATGTGAGAAATCTTAAAACTAAGTGTCGTAATTAGCGTAGCagcaaacaaaatccaaatagCTTACCCGCATCATATGCTGCACAGCTTCACGAGGCCTGAGCATGGAGTTTCCTGGAGAAGCTCCTCCTCCGGAATGAATATTTCCAGTGTTTGGAATTCCTACCATACCAGAGGAAAGCATACTACCAGTATTTGGCATTGCTGAGGAGCCCATCCCTTGAAAACCAGGCCTTGACATGGGTGTGCTTCTGTTCATTCCACTTGCACCCATAGCATTTCCACCAGGAACCATGCGATGTCCACGATCGGCTCCTGAGACAGCTCCAGGAGTTGATAAGGAAGGTTGCTGCAGGTTTCTACCGGATAACATCTGGTTAAATTGTTGTAGTCGGTGTTGTTCATCAAGTGGCAAAGACCCTCTAGGAACGTTGAATCTACCATCcctaaacagaaaatatatatcaaatatcaaagGAAGTAATAACCCTTACGTTAATTGAGAAGAGAATTCACAGACGTGTGTATTCAGAAGGACAAACCATTCAGTACAGGGCTACCTGACAGAAGCACTCTGGAGGCCAGATGTGGTTGGCAAATTGTTGCTGAGAACCACACCAGATGATCCAGGAGTGGATGGATGTGCTCCAGAAGTAGGGAGCACTGGCGTTCCCTGATTCAACATTGGAAGACCTGGATTTTCAAGTGAAAATACATCTTGACCTGAAGTTGATGCATCACAGACATCAAGGGGCCTTCATCCAGAGAGTAGCAAGATATTAGAATTTCAAAAGTTGTAATCAAGGTATATGTAAATTTAAGAGAACAACAAAACTTACGTAAGAACACCTCCATTCAGATTATTCGGGAATACTTGAGAAAGAGCCATGACTTGTGAATTGTGAACTGGTACTATTTGTTTGGGATCCCGACCATCATTCTTGAAGATTAGATGAAACAGTCGCAAACATACAAAAACAGTAACAAGATAACAGATTTAGGGCCTTAAAAGATTCATACTTCAAACTACAATGTGACTACAGCAAATGTTGCGGCTATACTTAGAAACATGCAGACCTGTTATGTCAAATAAGAGTGATTGAGATATGCCTTTCTTAGCATAACCTCTATGCTAATTGAAAACTGAATTAAGAAAATCTATCTTCTTAAGTTCCATAGTCCGGATGTAACAAGCAAAAACATTACCAGCTCCAGTATAGCTTGCAAACTGAATTCCGTTAACAAAAGAAACCCTGAGAACACTCTCTAGTCTCTAGCACTATAAGTCTATACATTAAGAACCCTTAAGCATTCTTCCCACAAGGGACTCAAAAACTAATATTTGGACTACCTCACCCATCATATTATCTCCTTCATCCTACACAGTACATACACGAGGAACTATCCCTATTGCCAGGCAACGATTGAATTACGAGTGGAAAAAAATTGCAGAAAGACAGTATCCACTAGTTTTAGGTTACAAGCTtggaaacagtaacaaagcagtAGGTGCACTAACCTGTGTCTTTTTATAATGTAACTTCTTCCCAATCaaacaaatcttctcaaaaTGAGACTTCAGGGTATCTTCCTCCATTGGCCCTTGCAGTCGTTGAAACAACTGTCTCGCACTTCCCTGAATATCACAAACATATCCGGGGAAAATTAAATTAGTCTAAACATAGAAGACACTTTGTTCAGTGTCTCAGAGCTAAGATATAACCTTTGGGATGCCAGGCAAAGTAGATGGATAAGACTGAGAATTCCCTGAATCTTCAGCACTATCAGCTCCATCACCAACATTCTTATCCATCAGAATCTTATGACGCTCCTTGCACTCAGTTGGATTGCGATATATACACTAGACAAACGATGGAAAATCAATCAGCCATTACCAAATACCAGTTATTCACGGACACgaataagaaaaaacagagatatatatattctattgaAGTATAGCTCTACCACTCTGTTCGAAATGTACCAAAGGAAGAATccaaagattttttcaaaacaacagGCACTTACCTTAATTTTAAGAGTGCTGTTCATGGCATCACTAATGAGCTCCCAGTTAGGGCCCATATCATGCACCAGGACAACAAGCGCCTAAATGGTGGAATAAAATTAGATACTCATAGAGCAACTAACAGTATATCGATGCTAATGAAAACGGCGGATAAAAAACCTGATCTTCAAATAGAGACCACGGATTTCCAGAACCATGCTGGCCAGGAGAAATCTGAGAAAAACAAATGCTAgtgtaaaacaaatattttagacAAAAGTGAATGGAGTCAGCAAACCTTCCACAGCATACCTTGAGGCCTTTTATTTTTCTGCCCCTATCACGACCTCCAATAAATTTGATAGATTTGTTGGGGTTGGACATATTGCTCATTTGGGAAGCCGCCGGAGATGGAATAGATCCAGTGTGAGGAATAGCAATNNNNNNNNNNNNNNNNNNNNNNNNNNNNNNNNNNNNNNNNNNNNNNNNNNNNNNNNNNNNNNNNNNNNNNNNNNNNNNNNNNNNNNNNNNNNNNNNNNNNNNNNNNNNNNNNNNNNNNNNNNNNNNNNNNNNNNNNNNNNNNNNNNNNNNNNNNNNNNNNNNNNNNNNNNNNNNNNNNNNNNNNNNNNNNNNNNNNNNNNNNNNNNNNNNNNNNNNNNNNNNNNNNNNNNNNNNNNNNNNNNNNNNNNNNNNNNNNNNNNNNNNNNNNNNNNNNNNNNNNNNNNNNNNNNNNNNNNNNNNNNNNNNNNNNNNNNNNNNNNNNNNNNNNNNNNNNNNNNNNNNNNNNNNNNNNNNNNNNNNNNNNNNNNNNNNNNNNNNNNNNNNNNNNNNNNNNNNNNNNNNNNNNNNNNNNNNNNNNNNNNNNNNNNNNNNNNNNNNNNNNNNNNNNNNNNNNNNNNNNNNNNNNNNNNNNNNNNNNNNNNNNNNNNNNNNNNNNNNNNNNNNNNNNNNNNNNNNNNNNNNNNNNNNNNNNNNNNNNNNNNNNNNNNNNNNNNNNNNNNNNNNNNNNNNNNNNNNNNNNNNNNNNNNNNNNNNNNNNNNNNNNNNNNNNNNNNNNNNNNNNNNNNNNNNNNNNNNNNNNNNNNNNNNNNNNNNNNNNNNNNNNNNNNNNNNNNNNNNNNNNNNNNNNNNNNNNNNNNNNNNNNNNNNNNNNNNNNNNNNNNNNNNNNNNNNNNNNNNNNNNNNNNNNNNNNNNNNNNNNNNNNNNNNNNNNNNNNNNNNNNNNNNNNNNNNNNNNNNNNNNNNNNNNNNNNNNNNNNNNNNNNNNNNNNNNNNNNNNNNNNNNNNNNNNNNNNNNNNNNNNNNNNNNNNNNNNNNNNNNNNNNNNNNNNNNNNNNNNNNNNNNNNNNNNNNNNNNNNNNNNNNNNNNNNNNNNNNNNNNNNNNNNNNNNNNNNNNNNNNNNNNNNNNNNNNNNNNNNNNNNNNNNNNNNNNNNNNNNNNNNNNNNNNNNNNNNNNNNNNNNNNNNNNNNNNNNNNNNNNNNNNNNNNNNNNNNNNNNNNNNNNNNNNNNNNNNNNNNNNNNNNNNNNNNNNNNNNNNNNNNNNNNNNNNNNNNNNNNNNNNNNNNNNNNNNNNNNNNNNNNNNNNNNNNNNNNNNNNNNNNNNNNNNNNNNNNNNNNNNNNNNNNNNNNNNNNNNNNNNNNNNNNNNNNNNNNNNNNNNNNNNNNNNNNNNNNNNNNNNNNNNNNNNNNNNNNNNNNNNNNNNNNNNNNNNNNNNNNNNNNNNNNNNNNNNNNNNNNNNNNNNNNNNNNNNNNNNNNNNNNNNNNNNNNNNNNNNNNNNNNNNNNNNNNNNNNNNNNNNNNNNNNNNNNNNNNNNNNNNNNNNNNNNNNNNNNNNNNNNNNNNNNNNNNNNNNNNNNNNNNNNNNNNNNNNNNNAGATAAaaacggaaacaaaaaaaacaaacatgtcAAGTATTACAATCTCAAGAGTTGGACACAAACATCAAACTAGTTGGGCAATAATATTGATTAATTTACACCGTCTAAACTCCTGGCATGCTTTCCCTAAACATTTGTTCAAATTGATTATTAGGATATTACCAATGAACTCACCTGTTCAACATGGACTGACGGATCGAGATGCCAGGTTTGGTCATATGCGGATCCCTGCAACAAatgaatttgaaaattacaATGCTAAATTTAATAGCAACTACTACTCTGCAAAATAGTAAGAGATATGCTGACATTGCAAACTACCTgataagtcttcttcttctttttaggttttcctGAGGTTTCAGCCATGTCATNNNNNNNNNNNNNNNNNNNNNNNNNNNNNNNNNNNNNNNNNNNNNNNNNNNNNNNNNNNNCCCATCTCAGCTCGTCCTCTCACACGACTACCTCCGAATTCGAATAAGCACTTccaagacgatgaagaagaagatcaagaagaagaggataactatgaagaagaggaagaagatgagagacaGAGCAAATCGAGGAGTATCAACTACATACTGAGAAGACCTGGTACGGTTAATAGATTTGCTGGAGGTGGTGGAGGACTCTTGTCATGGGGACAAAGAGAGAGATCGTccaagaggaagaggaacaaAGATGGAGGTGATGGTGGTGAGAGGCGGAGGAAAGGAGCGAGAGCTGTGGCAGCGGAGATTAGAGCGTTTGCTGAGAGAGTTATggtaatggagaagaagaagatggagtttGCTAAAGAGACAGTGAGGCTTCGTAAAGAGATGGAGATTAGAAGGATTAATTTGATGCAGACTTCTCAAGCTCAGCTTCTTCAGTTTCTCAACTCTTCCTTTGGTTCTTCTTTCTAACtagaagatattattattaattaagccAATAATAGTTACAGAAGATGATGACGATGCTATGGTTgggttcttctctttttattttttttgttacatagtTGTTAACGATTCTAGAAATGCACCATGTAATCTAATGTTGATGTGTAgtagacaaaaaaatgttatgggAAGCAatgtgaacttttttttttaaccataagAGATTAAAGAGACAGAACAATGATACATCATCAAATTAACCTAAACCTACAAGAGAAGTTAGAGGAAAAGGggggggaaacaaaaaaaaaagtgggtgGAGGAGTAGAGACTTTTCTGTACATAACATTATAAACTGTTTCTACTCTCTCCCAAACCAAaagatgggaagaagaagaaggacggaagAGACTACTTCTCTATGATGCAAGTGGTAATTTACATTATGATataccttctctctctctgtgttcaAAAGAGGCAAAAAGACCTGCATGAATTTTTTATCCTATCCACCATCTTCTTCCCTATTAAGCCTTTGCAGGGTCTACAGCTACTCAAGATTCTAGGTTCATCATCTGTTATGCCTCTCATTCCACTTTTGTATCAGGAGGCTTCGAAGATGATACTTCTTGTGATTCTTCTAATTgaggctgctgctgctgctcagAAGCAAGGTGTTTCTGATTTTGTACACTCAGCTTCTCTGACAACNNNNNNNNNNNNNNNNNNNNNNNNNNNNNNNNNNNNNNNNNNNNNNNNNNNNNNNNNNNNNNNNNNNNNNNNNNNNNNNNNNNNNNNNNNNNNNNNNNNNNNNNNNNNNNNNNNNNNNNNNNNNNNNNNNNNNNNNNNNNNNNNNNNNNNNNNNNNNNNNNNNNNNNNNNNNNNNNNNNNNNNNNNNNNNNNNNNNNNNNNNNNNNNNNNNNNNNNNNNNNNNNNNNNNNNNNNNNNNNNNNNNNNNNNNNNNNNNNNNNNNNNNNNNNNNNNNNNNNNNNNNNNNNNNNNNNNNNNNNNNNNNNNNNNNNNNNNNNNNNNNNNNNNNNNNNNNNNNNNNNNNNNNNNNNNNNNNNNNNNNNNNNNNNNNNNNNNNNNNNNNNNNNNNNNNNNNNNNNNNNNNNNNNNNNNNNNNNNNNNNNNNNNNNNNNNNNNNNNNNNNNNNNNNNNNNNNNNNNNNNNNNNNNNNNNNNNNNNNNNNNNNNNNNNNNNNNNNNNNNNNNNNNNNNNNNNNNNNNNNNNNNNNNNNNNNNNNNNNNNNNNNNNNNNNNNNNNNNNNNNNNNNNNNNNNNNNNNNNNNNNNNNNNNNNNNNNNNNNNNNNNNNNNNNNNNNNNNNNNNNNNNNNNNNNNNNNNNNNNNNNNNNNNNNNNNNNNNNNNNNNNNNNNNNNNNNNNNNNNNNNNNNNNNNNNNNNNNNNNNNNNNNNNNNNNNNNNNNNNNNNNNNNNNNNNNNNNNNNNNNNNNNNNNNNNNNNNNNNNNNNNNNNNNNNNNNNNNNNNNNNNNNNNNNNNNNNNNNNNNNNNNNNNNNNNNNNNNNNNNNNNNNNNNNNNNNNNNNNNNNNNNNNNNNNNNNNNNNNNNNNNNNNNNNNNNNNNNNNNNNNNNNNNNNNNNNNNNNNNNNNNNNNNNNNNNNNNNNNNNNNNNNNNNNNNNNNNNNNNNNNNNNNNNNNNNNNNNNNNNNNNNNNNNNNNNNNNNNNNNNNNNNNNNNNNNNNNNNNNNNNNNNNNNNNNNNNNNNNNNNNNNNNNNNNNNNNNNNNNNNNNNNNNNNNNNNNNNNNNNNNNNNNNNNNNNNNNNNNNNNNNNNNNNNNNNNNNNNNNNNNNNNNNNNNNNNNNNNNNNNNNNNNNNNNNNNNNNNNNNNNNNNNNNNNNNNNNNNNNNNNNNNNNNNNNNNNNNNNNNNNNNNNNNNNNNNNNNNNNNNNNNNNNNNNNNNNNNNNNNNNNNNNNNNNNNNNNNNNNNNNNNNNNNNNNNNNNNNNNNNNNNNNNNNNNNNNNNNNNNNNNNNNNNNNNNNNNNNNNNNNNNNNNNNNNNNNNNNNNNNNNNNNNNNNNNNNNNNNNNNNNNNNNNNNNNNNNNNNNNNNNNNNNNNNNNNNNNNNNNNNNNNNNNNNNNNNNNNNNNNNNNNNNNNNNNNNNNNNNNNNNNNNNNNNNNNNNNNNNNNNNNNNNNNNNNNNNNNNNNNNNNNNNNNNNNNNNNNNNNNNNNNNNNNNNNNNNNNNNNNNNNNNNNNNNNNNNNNNNNNNNNNNNNNNNNNNNNNNNNNNNNNNNNNNNNNNNNNNNNNNNNNNNNNNNNNNNNNNNNNNNNNNNNNNNNNNNNNNNNNNNNNNNNNNNNNNNNNNNNNNNNNNNNNNNNNNNNNNNNNNNNNNNNNNNNNNNNNNNNNNNNNNNNNNNNNNNNNNNNNNNNNNNNNNNNNNNNNNNNNNNNNNNNNNNNNNNNNNNNNNNNNNNNNNNNNNNNNNNNNNNNNNNNNNNNNNNNNNNNNNNNNNNNNNNNNNNNNNNNNNNNNNNNNNNNNNNNNNNNNNNNNNNNNNNNNNNNNNNNNNNNNNNNNNNNNNNNNNNNNNNNNNNNNNNNNNNNNNNNNNNNNNNNNNNNNNNNNNNNNNNNNNNNNNNNNNNNNNNNNNNNNNNNNNNNNNNNNNNNNNNNNNNNNNNNNNNNNNNNNNNNNNNNNNNNNNNNNNNNNNNNNNNNNNNNNNNNNNNNNNNNNNNNNNNNNNNNNNNNNNNNNNNNNNNNNNNNNNNNNNNNNNNNNNNNNNNNNNNNNNNNNNNNNNNNNNNNNNNNNNNNNNNNNNNNNNNNNNNNNNNNNNNNNNNNNNNNNNNNNNNNNNNNNNNNNNNNNNNNNNNNNNNNNNNNNNNNNNNNNNNNNNNNNNNNNNNNNNNNNNNNNNNNNNNNNNNNNNNNNNNNNNNNNNNNNNNNNNNNNNNNNNNNNNNNNNNNNNNNNNNNNNNNNNNNNNNNNNNNNNNNNNNNNNNNNNNNNNNNNNNNNNNNNNNNNNNNNNNNNNNNNNNNNNNNNNNNNNNNNNNNNNNNNNNNNNNNNNNNNNNNNNNNNNNNNNNNNNNNNNNNNNNNNNNNNNNNNNNNNNNNNNNNNNNNNNNNNNNNNNNNNNNNNNNNNNNNNNNNNNNNNNNNNNNNNNNNNNNNNNNNNNNNNNNNNNNNNNNNNNNNNNNNNNNNNNNNNNNNNNNNNNNNNNNNNNNNNNNNNNNNNNNNNNNNNNNNNNNNNNNNNNNNNNNNNNNNNNNNNNNNNNNNNNNNNNNNNNNNNNNNNNNNNNNNNNNNNNNNNNNNNNNNNNNNNNNNNNNNNNNNNNNNNNNNNNNNNNNNNNNNNNNNNNNNNNNNNNNNNNNNNNNNNNNNNNNNNNNNNNNNNNNNNNNNNNNNNNNNNNNNNNNNNNNNNNNNNNNNNNNNNNNNNNNNNNNNNNNNNNNNNNNNNNNNNNNNNNNNNNNNNNNNNNNNNNNNNNNNNNNNNNNNNNNNNNNNNNNNNNNNNNNNNNNNNNNNNNNNNNNNNNNNNNNNNNNNNNNNNNNNNNNNNNNNNNNNNNNNNNNNNNNNNNNNNNNNNNNNNNNNNNNNNNNNNNNNNNNNNNNNNNNNNNNNNNNNNNNNNNNNNNNNNNNNNNNNNNNNNNNNNNNNNNNNNNNNNNNNNNNNNNNNNNNNNNNNNNNNNNNNNNNNNNNNNNNNNNNNNNNNNNNNNNNNNNNNNNNNNNNNNNNNNNNNNNNNNNNNNNNNNNNNNNNNNNNNNNNNNNNNNNNNNNNNNNNNNNNNNNNNNNNNNNNNNNNNNNNNNNNNNNNNNNNNNNNNNNNNNNNNNNNNNNNNNNNNNNNNNNNNNNNNNNNNNNNNNNNNNNNNNNNNNNNNNNNNNNNNNNNNNNNNNNNNNNNNNNNNNNNNNNNNNNNNNNNNNNNNNNNNNNNNNNNNNNNNNNNNNNNNNNNNNNNNNNNNNNNNNNNNNNNNNNNNNNNNNNNNNNNNNNNNNNNNNNNNNNNNNNNNNNNNNNNNNNNNNNNNNNNNNNNNNNNNNNNNNNNNNNNNNNNNNNNNNNNNNNNNNNNNNNNNNNNNNNNNNNNNNNNNNNNNNNNNNNNNNNNNNNNNNNNNNNNNNNNNNNNNNNNNNNNNNNNNNNNNNNNNNNNNNNNNNNNNNNNNNNNNNNNNNNNNNNNNNNNNNNNNNNNNNNNNNNNNNNNNNNNNNNNNNNNNNNNNNNNNNNNNNNNNNNNNNNNNNNNNNNNNNNNNNNNNNNNNNNNNNNNNNNNNNNNNNNNNNNNNNNNNNNNNNNNNNNNNNNNNNNNNNNNNNNNNNNNNNNNNNNNNNNNNNNNNNNNNNNNNNNNNNNNNNNNNNNNNNNNNNNNNNNNNNNNNNNNNNNNNNNNNNNNNNNNNNNNNNNNNNNNNNNNNNNNNNNNNNNNNNNNNNNNNNNNNNNNNNNNNNNNNNNNNNNNNNNNNNNNNNNNNNNNNNNNNNNNNNNNNNNNNNNNNNNNNNNNNNNNNNNNNNNNNNNNNNNNNNNNNNNNNNNNNNNNNNNNNNNNNNNNNNNNNNNNNNNNNNNNNNNNNNNNNNNNNNNNNNNNNNNNNNNNNNNNNNNNNNNNNNNNNNNNNNNNNNNNNNNNNNNNNNNNNNNNNNNNNNNNNNNNNNNNNNNNNNNNNNNNNNNNNNNNNNNNNNNNNNNNNNNNNNNNNNNNNNNNNNNNNNNNNN is drawn from Camelina sativa cultivar DH55 chromosome 1, Cs, whole genome shotgun sequence and contains these coding sequences:
- the LOC109124397 gene encoding chromatin modification-related protein EAF1 B-like; protein product: MSNMSNPNKSIKFIGGRDRGRKIKGLKISPGQHGSGNPWSLFEDQALVVLVHDMGPNWELISDAMNSTLKIKCIYRNPTECKERHKILMDKNVGDGADSAEDSGNSQSYPSTLPGIPKGSARQLFQRLQGPMEEDTLKSHFEKICLIGKKLHYKKTQNDGRDPKQIVPVHNSQVMALSQVFPNNLNGGVLTPLDVCDASTSGQDVFSLENPGLPMLNQGTPVLPTSGAHPSTPGSSGVVLSNNLPTTSGLQSASVRDGRFNVPRGSLPLDEQHRLQQFNQMLSGRNLQQPSLSTPGAVSGADRGHRMVPGGNAMGASGMNRSTPMSRPGFQGMGSSAMPNTGSMLSSGMVGIPNTGNIHSGGGASPGNSMLRPREAVQHMMRMQGAQGTSPGIPAFGALSSGFTNQTTPVQAYPGHLSQQHQMSPQSHVLGNSHHPHLQSPSQATGAQQEAFAIRQRQIHQRFLQQQQQQQFPTSGTMMPHVQQPQGSSVSSSPQNSPQTQPPVSPQPLSIPPVSTSPNINALAQQNPQKSQLPLHGLGRSPQSGASGVNNQAGKQRQRQLQQQSARQHPHQRQPTQGQQQSKQLKGMGRGNMIHQNITVDQSHLNGLTMAPGNQATEKGEPAVAVRPDQQSNAGTTTSTHLPSKPFVPPLSSNHSQQLPKAFPGTSSPSQQQMQLHSENSIQSQSSPATPCNTLSTSSPSVTPSNHQHLLLHQKQRNQVQSTAQRVIHHNHLGNSELSKKSQAERMPRVPQSVTNTTQTTSMGTTKGMPPASHDSKNVKAVGSTAVPALESPSSAASVQSTASKVVNSSNTDSAGNDPVTTTNQGLAQKHVSGGLLSHGIKAVTQKQQSLPSEEKRPKLSEKLSVQNQKHLASEQQQQPQLEESQEVSSSKPPDTKVE